From the Patescibacteria group bacterium genome, the window AAACGAAGACCAGTCCAATCATTCTGGTGGTGGAGGATGAGCTTTCAGTTGCCACCAGTTTGTCCGAAGCCCTGGAAGACCGCGGCTACCAGGTGGTGAATGCGAAGGATGGAATTTCCGCGGTTACCACAGCGCGCCAAGTGAAACCCGCGGCGGTGATTTTGGATTTAGGTTTACCCAAGCAGAGCGGGTTGGATGTGCTGGACCGCTTCCGCAATGACAAAGCACTCTTTGCGATTCCCGTGATTGTGCTCTCAGAAGTGGAAAGCAGTGTAGTGCTCCAGCGCTGTACAGAATTGGGTATGTCCTGCTACTTAGCCAAGTCGCACTCCTCCTTACCCAAGGTCTTGGAGAAGCTGGCGAAGATTGTGCCCCCGCCAAAAAAGTAATCACCATGCGCCGGTTTGGCATACTCTGCATCCTCCTCGTTATTGTGGGGTCATTTGGGTTTTCTTTCCTCCGGTACCAGGCGAACCAGGCTGATGCAGATAACTGGTTCAACCTGCATTGGCGGTCATCATTTGCACAGCACATATGGCTCCAAACGGCTTTTGGTTTGCATCGAGATGGTGACAACCGTGCGGCCTACCTTTCGAACAATCGTCCAACACTGCACGTCGTTGTGCACGCGTTGCGGGTAAAGCGCTTACCACCCAGACTCAAAATGAACTCGCTTCCGCACTGACGGTAGCAACGCAGAAGTCTAATGGTGTAACCTTTTCCATTGGGGATGTTGTACCAGCCCAACCCGAAGGTTATTCCCGTGCGCAGATTCGGGCTTTGGCGAGTGTGGAAGGCAACCACGGAGCCGTGCAGGACGCACCTACCGTGCACGTTTTTCTGCTTAATACTTTTTTTGATTCGCCAACGAACATTGGCATGACTGTACGCGAAGACGGCACTGTCCTTTTCTTGGACGCTATAGCAGACCTGGCGCGCAATGATCCCTCAACGACAAACGCCTACATCCTCTCCACCCTCCTCCACGAGTTTGGCCACCAGCTAGGGCTGGAGAATATTACTTCTGCGGACTGCATCATGGCCGCTTCGGTGGAAGAACCCACACCCCTGGAGGGACGTCGCATTGCCACACCCACCGAATATTGCCAACAGGAATTACAGCTGATAGAGGCAACACGACAGATTGTGAAATAACAAAAGCCCCATATGAGAATAGGGGCTTTAGAATGAAAGGACGAGTGAGCTTGAGTGTCGCTATCGAGCGATAACGTTATCAACTGAGAAACGAGTCGCGCCCACAATATGGGCAAATTTTTTTACGGCTGCTTGCAATCCCTCCGTAAGTGTTTTGTTGTAGACACGGCATTCAAGTTTTTGCCCCTCTTGAATGCCACGGGAACCCCCGTACACAATAAACTGCAGCCGCGCATGAACCTTTGGAAAAATTCCAAAGTGTTTTTCATGCACTGCTACACCCCAGAAAGACCGCAATCCTTCATCATCGACATAAAAATTCGCGGAAGAGCTAAATGGACTAACAAAGCGGATGATCGCTTTTTTGCCATTTGTGCAAGCAATATGCACGCGTTGCTCTTCGAGGAATCGGTAAAATGCCAAATTTTTCTTTTTGAGTTGTGCAAGATCAACTCTCGGCTCAATAAACGAGCTGTAGATGAAAAAGATGGAATAAACGAAAGCCGCGAAGAAGAAGATAAAATCCATATTTCCTCCTGATGCAATATTTTAACCACGTATTCTGTTGTAAAAGATGTTCCCCACCTTACTACGTGGGTTCTTGGGTGTCAACCGCAGCGTCGTGCATAGCTTTCTTGTATCTGTAGACAAAAAAAGCTCACTGCACGTGCAGTGAGCTTGCTCACAGTTACTATTCTGCAACTGCAATCACTGTGCCTCCGCAGCGAGAACATGCCCCATCGATCATGGGGTGACCACAGTAGTAGCAAAAACTATCTTCCACAATTCCTCCTTGGAAAAGGGTACTATTTTGAATGCCCCCACTTTACCGTAGGCGTTTCATGATGTCAAACGTTGTCAGTGCAACCTTTCCCAGCTAACCTGTAGGCATGCCCACCCCCACTGTCCTCCTCGTTGACGGCAACGCTATTATCCACCGGAGTTTCCATGCCCTACCGCCGCTGACGGCGAAGGATGGCACCATGGTGAACGCCGTGTACGGTTTTGCCACGGCGCTGCTGAAAGCCTTGAAAGACATCAAGCCCACGCACGTGGCGGTGGCTTTTGATATGAAGGGGCCCACCTTCCGTGACGCTATGTACGATCAGTACAAAGCTACGCGCGTCCAAGCCGCCCAAGAGCTGTACGATCAAATTCCTTTAGCCCATGAGCTCGTGGCGGGTTTTGGTTTTCCCGTTGTGGAAGTCCGAGGCGTGGAAGCGGATGACGTGATTGGCACCCTGAGCCAGCGCTTGGCAAAGGAGAAGGCAAAGGTTGTTATTCTTACCGGTGATATGGATACGATGCAACTGGTCTCGTCGCACGTCTCGGTCTACAGTCTGCGGAAAGGTTTGAATGACACCGTGCTGTACACCCCCAAGCAGGTGGTGGAGCGGTACGGTTTTGGACCTGAGCACATCATTGATTACAAAGCGCTACGCGGCGATCCGTCCGACAACATTCCTGGGGTGAAGGGCGTGGGCGAGAAAACCGCCACGGACCTCATTCTCCGGTTCAAGAATATTGAAGCCATGTACCGGACGTTGGAGCACACACCACAGCAAGCCGCGGATATGTCGGAGAAGCTCAAGCTGAAGTTGATGCAAGAGAAGGACAATGCGTACCTGAGCAAAAAGTTAGCCACAATTAAACTAGATGTGTCCATTCCTTTTGATTTGGATAAGGCAAAGATTCACTCAGCTGATGCCACAAAGCTGCACGAACTTTTCGTGCAATGGGGTTTCAAGAGTTTGGTGGCGAAGATTCCGCAGTTGAGTGGAGAAGGGGAAGCCGTAAGCCTTAAAGCTGTAAGCCGTAGAGACCAAG encodes:
- a CDS encoding response regulator — encoded protein: MSLAGYTAKQTKTSPIILVVEDELSVATSLSEALEDRGYQVVNAKDGISAVTTARQVKPAAVILDLGLPKQSGLDVLDRFRNDKALFAIPVIVLSEVESSVVLQRCTELGMSCYLAKSHSSLPKVLEKLAKIVPPPKK